A genomic stretch from Chitinophagaceae bacterium includes:
- a CDS encoding RNA polymerase sigma-70 factor, producing the protein MEQGKLYKNVKDLQRRIAVYEDETAYKELFIQLFNSLTRFATGIVHSKETAEEIVSDVFISIWNNRSQLNEIEDLQLYLFIAVKNNSLRKLKQQNRNATISLDDMNVELDSFYQNPEDKVLSDESLRHIETAISQLPHRARLIFKLAKEDRMRYKDIAALLDISVKTVDHQLSIALKKLAAAIGSAIRKKG; encoded by the coding sequence TTGGAACAGGGGAAACTATATAAAAACGTAAAAGATCTTCAACGGCGCATTGCTGTTTATGAAGATGAAACAGCATATAAAGAGCTGTTTATACAACTATTTAATTCACTCACCCGCTTCGCAACAGGTATCGTTCATTCAAAGGAAACTGCCGAAGAAATTGTTTCAGATGTATTTATCAGCATCTGGAATAACCGCAGCCAACTCAATGAAATTGAAGACCTCCAATTATATCTATTCATCGCAGTTAAGAATAATTCTCTCCGGAAATTAAAACAGCAAAACAGGAATGCAACCATTTCACTGGATGACATGAATGTTGAATTGGATTCGTTTTACCAAAACCCCGAGGACAAAGTTCTTTCGGATGAATCGCTTCGGCATATAGAAACTGCCATTAGCCAATTACCTCACAGGGCCCGGCTTATTTTTAAATTGGCAAAAGAAGACAGGATGCGGTACAAGGATATTGCCGCTTTGCTTGATATCTCTGTCAAAACAGTTGATCATCAGTTATCAATTGCGCTTAAAAAACTGGCTGCTGCCATCGGATCTGCTATCAGAAAAAAAGGTTGA
- a CDS encoding GIY-YIG nuclease family protein codes for MWHVYILLCSNGDYYKGCTNNIEDRFNRHQKGWVDATKNLLPVELITYITFTDKYKAYEFEKYLKSGSGRAFLKKHLV; via the coding sequence ATGTGGCATGTATACATCTTGTTATGCAGCAATGGTGATTATTATAAAGGCTGCACTAATAATATTGAAGATCGATTTAACCGGCATCAAAAAGGATGGGTTGATGCCACAAAAAATTTGCTCCCGGTTGAGTTGATTACATACATAACATTTACTGATAAGTACAAAGCATATGAATTTGAAAAATATTTGAAAAGCGGTTCAGGAAGAGCGTTTTTAAAGAAGCATCTGGTTTAA